A genomic window from Diospyros lotus cultivar Yz01 chromosome 2, ASM1463336v1, whole genome shotgun sequence includes:
- the LOC127795546 gene encoding lysine-specific demethylase REF6, producing MASSAEQEVFPWLKTLPQAPEYRPTLAEFEDPIAYIFKIEKEASKYGICKILPPLPAPPKKAAISNLNRSLAARSAASTFTTRQQQIGFCPRKHRPVQKPVWQSGEDYTLSQFEAKAKAFERNYLKKGPKKGLSPLEIETLYWKAVGDKPFSVEYANDMPGSAFVPTSGKKKKSRETGEALSVGESAWNMRGVSRAKGSLLRFMKEEIPGVTSPMVYVAMLFSWFAWHVEDHDLHSLNYLHMGAAKTWYGVPREAAVAFEEVIRVHGYGGEINPLVTFSILGEKTTVMSPEVLISAGIPCCRLVQNAGEFVVTFPRAYHSGFSHGFNLGEAANIATPEWLRVAKDAAIRRASINSPPMVSHFQLLYDLALSLCSRIPKSVNTEPRSSRLKDKKKGEGETLIKELFVKDVMRNNDLLNILGKGSSIVLLPQHSLDDPAYSNLHVATRLKGNQRMPPGLCGSEDELKSPEDLASENFMPDRKRGVKQLFGFYPLKGRFSSACRENSLSSFDGSDDECTLASQTQKPNIRAKTAQGDKLSDQGLFSCVTCGILSFACVAIIQPTEAAARYLMSADCSIFNNQDVGSRANSNGFSGADAGRTGKSARDGLFDVPIQSADHIQAVDKSTEVASNSETPKGPSALGLLALNYGNSSDSEEEEGGADIAVSDTKIKLSDCSPESTLQCDDTGLPSLRPHSEATACPRLDFGADVSLQVSGSCADNGPPRSTFRGSSQTLSGSVSQSARPFETSTMSFASRPDEDSSRLHLFCLQHAAEVEQKLHPIGGAKILLVCHPDYPELEAEAKSVAEELGIDYIWNYIAFREANKEDEARIQLALAGEEDPDENGDWAVKLGINLYYSANLSRSPLYSKQMPYNSIIYKAFGRSSLTNSPTKSTLHGKGSGKQKKNVVAGKWCGKVWMSNQVHPLLAARETEEEVESFYTRAKPEVKLERASESTRPAITSSATKKTGKKRKNTKEDETTTKAKIPKIKDPKASDDTMEGYQPRRRNLRNKQLKPEKSVDSSIEDEVEGGPSTRLRKRTSKPPKQLVAKPIEAKPTVKKQATNKKTKKSPAVKTAAPSSNVKIKDEEGEFACDVEGCTMSFGSKQELVLHKRNICPVKGCGKKFFSHKYLVQHRRVHMDDRPLKCPWQGCKMTFKWAWARTEHMRVHTGARPYVCAEAGCGQTFRFVSDFSRHKRKTGHSAKKGRG from the exons CTGTCCAGAAACCGGTCTGGCAGAGCGGCGAGGACTACACGCTCTCCCAATTCGAGGCCAAAGCCAAGGCCTTCGAGAGGAATTACCTGAAAAAGGGCCCCAAAAAGGGGCTTTCGCCTTTGGAAATCGAAACCCTTTACTGGAAGGCGGTTGGTGATAAGCCCTTCTCCGTGGAGTACGCCAACGACATGCCCGGCTCGGCTTTCGTGCCGACGagcgggaagaagaagaagagtaggGAAACAGGGGAGGCATTGAGCGTTGGTGAGTCTGCTTGGAACATGAGAGGGGTGTCTAGGGCAAAAGGGTCTTTGTTGAGGTTCATGAAGGAGGAAATTCCGGGCGTTACATCGCCAATGGTGTATGTGGCGATGCTATTCAGCTGGTTCGCTTGGCATGTGGAGGATCATGATTTGCACAGCTTAAATTATCTGCATATGGGGGCGGCGAAGACCTGGTATGGTGTGCCAAGGGAGGCTGCCGTCGCGTTTGAGGAGGTCATTAGGGTTCATGGCTATGGAGGAGAGATTAATCCTCTTG TGACTTTTTCTATTCTTGGTGAGAAGACCACTGTCATGTCACCAGAAGTGCTTATCAGTGCTGGGATTCCCTGTTGCAG GTTGGTACAAAATGCTGGAGAATTTGTTGTTACTTTCCCCAGAGCTTATCACTCGGGTTTTAGTCATG GGTTTAATCTTGGAGAGGCAGCTAATATTGCAACCCCTGAATGGCTGAGGGTTGCAAAAGATGCTGCTATTCGCAGAGCTTCAATAAATAGTCCTCCCATGGTGTCCCACTTTCAGTTACTCTATGATCTCGCCCTGTCATTATGTTCAAG GATACCTAAGAGTGTGAATACTGAACCACGGAGTTCAAGATTGAAGgataaaaaaaagggagaagggGAAACCCTTATAAAGGAGCTGTTTGTGAAGGACGTGATGCGGAATAACGACCTGCTTAATATTCTTGGGAAAGGATCTTCCATTGTGCTTCTTCCCCAGCATTCTTTAGATGATCCTGCATATTCAAATTTACATGTTGCAACACGATTAAAAGGAAATCAGAGGATGCCTCCTGGATTATGTGGTTCTGAAGATGAATTGAAATCCCCAGAGGATTTGGCTTCTGAAAATTTCATGCCAGACAGGAAACGCGGAGTGAAGCAATTGTTTGGTTTCTATCCACTAAAGGGCAGATTTTCTTCAGCCTGTCGTGAGAACAGTCTTTCCTCATTCGATGGTAGTGATGATGAATGCACCTTGGCTTCTCAGACCCAGAAACCAAACATAAGAGCAAAAACTGCTCAAGGTGACAAGTTGTCTGATCAGGGACTGTTTTCATGTGTCACATGTGGGATATTGAGCTTTGCCTGTGTTGCAATTATTCAACCTACTGAAGCAGCTGCACGCTACCTCATGTCTGCTGATTGTAGCATCTTTAATAATCAGGATGTCGGTTCCAGAGCAAATAGTAATGGTTTCTCTGGTGCTGACGCTG GAAGGACTGGAAAGAGTGCTCGTGATGGTTTGTTTGATGTCCCAATTCAATCTGCGGACCACATTCAAGCAGTAGATAAGAGCACAGAGGTGGCTAGCAACAGTGAAACACCTAAAGGGCCTTCTGCCCTTGGCCTATTAGCCTTGAATTATGGCAATTCTTCTGACTccgaggaagaagaaggcggAGCAGATATTGCTGTCAGTgacacaaaaattaaattaagtgatTGTTCACCAGAGAGTACACTCCAATGTGATGATACAGGATTGCCTTCTCTCAGGCCTCATAGTGAAGCAACTGCTTGTCCTAGACTTGATTTTGGTGCTGATGTTTCTCTCCAGGTTTCTGGTTCTTGTGCAGATAATGGGCCTCCAAGATCCACTTTCAGGGGTAGCAGTCAAACTCTCAGTGGATCTG TTTCCCAGAGTGCTCGCCCATTTGAGACTAGCACTATGTCATTTGCTTCAAGGCCTGATGAGGATTCTTCTCGATTGCACTTGTTCTGTCTTCAGCATGCTGCAGAAGTAGAACAGAAACTTCATCCAATTGGTGGAGCAAAAATATTACTCGTCTGTCATCCAG ACTATCCCGAGCTAGAAGCAGAAGCAAAATCAGTGGCAGAGGAACTGGGTATTGATTATATCTGGAATTATATTGCATTCAGGGAGGCCAATAAAGAAGATGAGGCAAGGATACAGTTAGCTCTAGCAGGTGAAGAGGACCCGGATGAAAATGGGGACTGGGCTGTGAAGTTGGGCATCAATCTCTACTACAGCGCCAACCTTAGCCGTTCTCCTCTCTACAGTAAGCAGATGCCATACAACAGTATTATATATAAAGCATTTGGACGCAGTTCTCTGACAAACAGTCCAACGAAATCTACTCTCCATGGGAAGGGGTCGggcaaacagaaaaaaaatgttGTGGCAGGAAAATGGTGTGGGAAAGTCTGGATGTCAAATCAGGTTCATCCTTTGTTAGCAGCTAGAGaaacagaagaagaagtagagagTTTTTATACTCGAGCAAAGCCTGAAGTGAAGCTTGAGAGAGCTTCAGAAAGCACTCGCCCTGCCATAACCTCATCTGCAACTAAGAAGACTGGAAAAAAGAGGAAGAATACTAAGGAAGATGAGACAACTACGAAAGCCAAAATCCCTAAAATAAAAGATCCCAAGGCTTCAGATGATACAATGGAGGGTTATCAGCCACGCAGGAGAAATCTTAGAAACAAACAGCTGAAACCAGAGAAAAGTGTTGATTCATCTATTGAAGATGAGGTGGAAGGAGGACCTAGCACACGCCTAAGGAAGAGAACCTCAAAGCCCCCAAAGCAGTTAGTGGCGAAACCCATTGAAGCCAAACCAACGGTAAAGAAGCAGGCAACtaacaagaaaacaaagaaatcCCCGGCTGTGAAGACTGCAGCTCCTTCTAGCAACGTCAAGATAAAAGATGAGGAAGGAGAATTTGCATGTGATGTGGAAGGGTGCACAATGAGTTTTGGCTCCAAACAAGAGCTTGTCCTGCATAAACGAAACATATGTCCTGTCAAGGGGTGTGGAAAGAAGTTCTTCTCACACAAGTATCTGGTGCAGCACCGGCGTGTTCACATGGACGACCGCCCCCTCAAGTGCCCATGGCAGGGCTGCAAGATGACATTCAAGTGGGCATGGGCTCGGACCGAACACATGAGAGTTCACACGGGGGCTCGCCCCTATGTTTGCGCGGAGGCTGGCTGTGGGCAGACTTTCCGGTTCGTGTCAGATTTCAGTCGTCACAAGCGGAAGACTGGGCACTCGGCAAAGAAGGGGAGGGGGTAG